The following are encoded in a window of Candidatus Nitrosotalea sinensis genomic DNA:
- a CDS encoding adenylyltransferase/cytidyltransferase family protein: MDAFDKEIITAFFVASISGETATDIIRRKLALSTEYLEERIDHLVKNGFIEGNRKSLTEIGKNSIRIVLAGGVFDIIHPGHIHTLRAAKALGNVLVVVIATDKTAQKMKNRIPLHNMELRRDLVRSLSMVDLAIVGQEGDIFKSVELVKPNIIALGYDQIHQEKFITDGCKKIGIDVSIARLQSPIPDIKSSKIEHDYGKSIYGI, translated from the coding sequence TTGGACGCATTTGATAAAGAGATAATCACAGCATTTTTTGTGGCATCAATCTCAGGTGAGACTGCTACTGACATCATACGAAGAAAACTTGCACTAAGTACAGAATATCTAGAAGAGAGAATAGACCATCTTGTAAAAAACGGATTCATAGAAGGTAATAGAAAATCTCTGACAGAGATTGGGAAGAATTCTATTCGCATAGTTCTTGCAGGAGGAGTGTTTGACATCATACATCCGGGACACATTCACACACTTCGTGCTGCCAAGGCGCTTGGCAATGTGCTTGTAGTGGTCATTGCAACAGACAAGACTGCACAGAAGATGAAGAACAGGATACCACTTCACAACATGGAACTTAGGAGAGATTTGGTAAGATCACTTTCAATGGTGGATTTGGCAATAGTGGGACAAGAGGGAGACATTTTCAAGTCAGTTGAGCTTGTAAAACCAAACATTATTGCACTAGGATACGATCAGATACATCAAGAAAAGTTCATCACAGATGGATGCAAAAAAATTGGAATTGATGTCTCCATTGCACGACTCCAATCACCAATACCAGACATCAAGAGTTCCAAGATAGAGCATGATTATGGCAAGTCAATTTATGGGATCTAG